In the Sediminibacter sp. Hel_I_10 genome, one interval contains:
- a CDS encoding T9SS type B sorting domain-containing protein: MLRNFLILILLSVNSLFSQNETANWYFGNAAGISFDEGNVNVRYDGSLISEAGCASMSDTNGNLLFYTNGETVWNSEHQIMINGNDLHGKTESIQSSIIVPNPEDTTIYYIFTTRDEVGNFFSPGVSYSVVEFTTENPLGEITEKNVSLINTSTEKITGIYLPEEDIYKIIAFGQEPYENVFGQPVDVNAPIDTLTFFNVTGSGVSVSSSVEIDEAYVNLANSGAMKVSPDGELLAIADGGQRRIYIFSLNASTDSVSYFKQINTSQFGGGDMFPYALEFSPNSEILYFTSSNNSINYKLFQFDLYNPATNNDKITIANSVFYSYGALQLGLDGRIYLANYSTDPAAETANYLSVINKPNQVGATNCEFEEWVFDLSPEASYRGLPNFVQSYFENRIITENRCVSQAVDFEINAYAEVESVFWEFGDNNTSNITAPSHQFSSAGEYIVKASAEINGKLTTLYKKINVYPLPEVPSDITITQCDLDNDGISFFNLFSFESYIEDNESTEFELSFFQSLEDATNQENQISNAQAYQNSTNYEEIFVVVKDPKGCESISSFILESSYLQLENIPRLVVCEGSDGVHENAIGRFDLRPKRNQIKNIFNIPEDSIVTFFASLQDAQTETNPIEDEYNAPSSTIWVRVEASDGSCGGIGSFNLQVGSNLYLDIEDNYTICDSNLQEEIILNGGIIYDSWEWKNNLNEVISTQQYFTVDEIGNFSITGYKLENGIECSRTKEFTVEQSGQPNFVELMANNALISVTVTGESSYEFSLDNVTFFGQGLSHTFFNVEPGVYDVYVRDVENCETPIKKSISFIGLPKYITPNNDGINDVWQVEGISRELYKSANTQIFNRYGKLLYSMDINTNQIGWDGTYNNQMLPAYDYWYVVTLVDADGNPFKHTGHFSIIR, from the coding sequence ATGCTTAGAAACTTCTTAATTTTAATTCTATTATCAGTAAACAGCCTTTTTTCGCAAAACGAGACAGCTAACTGGTATTTTGGAAATGCCGCTGGTATCAGTTTTGACGAGGGCAATGTCAATGTGCGCTATGATGGCTCTTTGATTTCCGAGGCCGGCTGCGCGAGCATGTCAGATACTAACGGAAATCTTTTGTTTTACACCAATGGCGAAACCGTCTGGAACAGTGAGCATCAAATTATGATCAATGGCAACGATCTTCACGGTAAAACGGAAAGCATCCAGTCCTCGATCATAGTTCCAAACCCAGAAGACACGACTATTTATTACATATTTACCACAAGAGATGAAGTAGGCAATTTTTTCTCACCAGGAGTAAGTTATTCAGTTGTTGAGTTCACTACTGAAAATCCACTGGGCGAGATAACCGAAAAGAATGTTTCGCTAATCAATACCTCTACCGAGAAGATTACGGGCATTTACTTACCAGAAGAAGATATCTATAAAATCATAGCCTTCGGACAGGAACCTTATGAGAACGTATTTGGTCAGCCAGTAGATGTAAATGCACCTATAGACACACTTACATTCTTTAACGTTACTGGATCAGGAGTATCAGTTTCATCTTCTGTTGAAATTGATGAAGCTTATGTTAATCTTGCTAATTCTGGTGCAATGAAAGTATCGCCTGACGGTGAATTATTGGCAATAGCAGATGGAGGTCAAAGAAGAATTTATATTTTTTCTCTAAATGCAAGTACCGATAGTGTAAGCTATTTCAAACAGATTAACACTAGCCAATTTGGTGGAGGAGATATGTTTCCATACGCTCTTGAATTTTCTCCAAATTCTGAAATATTATATTTTACATCCTCTAACAACTCGATAAATTATAAACTATTTCAATTCGACCTCTACAATCCGGCCACCAATAATGATAAGATTACAATTGCCAACTCTGTCTTTTATTCCTATGGAGCGCTTCAACTCGGTTTAGATGGCAGGATATATCTAGCAAATTATTCAACCGACCCTGCTGCAGAAACGGCGAATTACTTAAGCGTTATCAATAAGCCCAATCAGGTAGGAGCAACAAATTGCGAATTTGAGGAATGGGTCTTCGATTTGAGCCCCGAGGCATCCTATAGAGGACTTCCCAATTTTGTGCAATCCTATTTTGAAAATCGAATTATAACAGAAAACAGATGTGTATCTCAAGCGGTTGATTTTGAAATCAATGCCTATGCTGAGGTAGAATCGGTCTTTTGGGAGTTTGGGGATAACAACACCTCCAATATTACGGCGCCTAGTCACCAATTTAGTAGCGCTGGTGAATATATTGTAAAAGCATCCGCAGAAATAAATGGCAAATTGACCACACTTTATAAAAAAATCAATGTTTATCCACTCCCAGAAGTTCCTAGTGATATCACAATAACCCAATGCGATTTGGATAATGATGGCATTTCCTTTTTTAATCTTTTCAGTTTTGAAAGCTATATTGAAGATAATGAGAGTACAGAATTTGAACTAAGTTTTTTTCAATCTTTGGAAGATGCTACGAATCAAGAAAATCAAATATCCAACGCCCAAGCATATCAAAACTCAACCAATTATGAAGAAATATTTGTCGTGGTTAAAGATCCAAAGGGATGTGAATCCATAAGTAGTTTTATTCTTGAATCTTCCTATCTACAGTTAGAGAACATACCTCGATTAGTGGTCTGTGAGGGTAGCGATGGTGTTCATGAAAACGCTATAGGCCGTTTTGATTTAAGACCCAAGCGCAATCAAATTAAAAATATTTTTAACATACCCGAAGACTCGATCGTTACATTTTTTGCCTCCTTACAGGATGCGCAAACTGAAACAAACCCAATAGAAGATGAGTACAATGCTCCTTCATCAACGATCTGGGTAAGGGTTGAGGCAAGTGATGGTTCCTGCGGTGGCATAGGAAGCTTTAACCTACAAGTGGGCTCAAATCTATACCTGGACATTGAAGATAATTATACCATTTGCGATTCTAATTTGCAAGAGGAAATCATACTCAATGGTGGCATTATCTATGATTCATGGGAATGGAAAAATAACCTCAATGAAGTTATTTCAACACAACAATATTTCACCGTTGACGAGATAGGTAACTTTTCAATTACTGGCTATAAATTAGAGAATGGCATTGAATGCTCAAGAACAAAGGAGTTTACTGTCGAGCAAAGCGGGCAACCTAACTTTGTGGAACTTATGGCAAATAACGCTCTTATCTCAGTCACCGTAACAGGTGAAAGCTCTTATGAGTTTTCACTGGATAATGTCACTTTTTTTGGTCAAGGTTTAAGCCATACTTTTTTTAATGTAGAGCCTGGCGTGTATGATGTGTATGTGAGGGATGTTGAAAATTGTGAGACACCCATAAAAAAATCAATATCCTTTATCGGGCTACCAAAATACATTACTCCCAACAACGATGGCATCAATGATGTTTGGCAAGTTGAAGGTATTTCCAGAGAATTATACAAGAGCGCCAATACTCAAATATTCAATAGATACGGCAAACTCCTTTACTCAATGGACATCAACACCAATCAAATCGGTTGGGATGGCACCTACAACAACCAAATGCTTCCAGCCTATGATTATTGGTACGTCGTAACATTGGTTGATGCCGACGGCAACCCTTTCAAACACACTGGGCATTTTAGCATAATTCGGTAA
- a CDS encoding pyridoxal phosphate-dependent aminotransferase, with protein sequence MTQLSERVLNMATSATLAMAAKARELREEGKDIIGLSLGEPDFNTPDFIKDAAKQAIDDNYSAYTPVDGYTELKDAIITKFKRDNNLTYTRPQIVVSTGAKQSLANIAAVLINKGDEVILPCPYWVSYSDIVKLNEGVPVEVQTSIDSDFKLTPAQLEAAITPKTKMIWYSSPCNPSGSVYSKSELRALADVLKKYPDVIVVSDEIYEHINFVGGHESMAQFDDMYDRTVTVNGVSKAFAMTGWRIGYIGAPEKIARACNKMQGQITSGANCIAQRAVITALNEPPSRVQYMVDQFKERRQLILGLLNDIEGFKTNEPEGAFYVFPDISFYFGKTLKGETINNATDFSLFLLEHALVATVTGEAFGNPNCIRLSYAASKEQIIEAMKRITEALR encoded by the coding sequence ATGACACAACTTTCAGAACGCGTTTTAAATATGGCGACCTCTGCTACCCTAGCTATGGCCGCTAAAGCAAGAGAATTAAGAGAGGAAGGAAAAGACATCATAGGCTTAAGTTTAGGTGAGCCAGATTTCAACACACCCGATTTCATTAAAGATGCTGCAAAGCAGGCCATCGATGACAATTACAGTGCTTACACCCCAGTAGATGGGTATACCGAGTTGAAAGATGCCATCATCACAAAGTTTAAACGTGACAACAATCTTACCTATACAAGACCACAGATAGTGGTATCCACAGGCGCAAAACAATCTTTAGCAAATATTGCAGCAGTGCTCATTAATAAAGGGGATGAAGTCATTTTACCTTGTCCTTATTGGGTAAGTTACAGTGACATCGTAAAACTAAATGAAGGCGTACCCGTAGAAGTTCAAACGTCAATAGATAGTGATTTTAAATTGACACCTGCGCAATTAGAGGCCGCTATTACGCCAAAGACCAAAATGATTTGGTACAGTTCTCCATGCAATCCAAGTGGCTCCGTTTACAGTAAATCGGAATTAAGAGCCTTAGCAGATGTACTTAAAAAATATCCTGACGTAATTGTGGTTTCAGATGAAATCTATGAGCACATTAACTTTGTGGGTGGGCATGAAAGCATGGCTCAGTTTGATGACATGTATGATCGAACAGTAACTGTGAATGGTGTATCTAAAGCTTTCGCAATGACCGGCTGGCGTATTGGTTACATTGGTGCTCCTGAAAAAATTGCTAGAGCCTGTAATAAAATGCAAGGTCAAATTACTAGTGGCGCCAACTGTATCGCCCAACGCGCAGTCATTACCGCTTTAAATGAGCCACCATCTCGAGTACAGTATATGGTAGACCAATTTAAAGAACGTCGCCAATTGATTTTAGGATTGCTCAATGATATTGAAGGATTTAAAACCAACGAGCCAGAAGGTGCTTTTTACGTATTTCCAGATATTTCTTTTTACTTCGGAAAAACATTGAAAGGAGAAACTATTAATAACGCAACAGACTTTTCGTTATTCTTATTAGAACATGCTCTTGTTGCTACCGTTACAGGAGAAGCCTTTGGAAACCCTAATTGTATAAGACTGTCTTATGCTGCATCTAAGGAGCAAATCATTGAAGCCATGAAGCGCATTACAGAAGCATTACGATAA
- a CDS encoding acyl-CoA desaturase: MSKQTLSFSRTDSAKFFRTLNKRVNDYFKENNIKRTGNWKLWVKTLIMFSIFLAPYFLIMTLEIPGWAQLLLTIVMGIGMAGVGMNVMHDGNHGSFSNKEWVNRLMGSSIYILAGNVYNWKVQHNVLHHTYTNIHGHDEDLEAGRVLRFSKHAEWHKHHKFQHYYSVLLYGLLTINWAITTDWKQMTRYMKRKLSYGKMPNPVANWSKLVISKVIYVSLWIVLPMIVLDIAWWKILLGFFIMHYVAGLILSVVFQLAHVMDDAEMPLPEKDGTMKNTWAIHQLKTTINFGANNKIVNWYTGGLNHQVEHHIFPHISHIHYGKISKIVRETANEFNLPYKEYETTRKAIAAHFRFLKEMGMKPAALPA, translated from the coding sequence ATGTCAAAGCAAACCTTATCCTTTTCAAGAACAGATTCCGCAAAGTTTTTTAGAACGCTTAATAAACGCGTCAACGATTATTTTAAAGAAAATAACATTAAAAGAACGGGGAACTGGAAGCTATGGGTGAAGACCTTGATCATGTTCTCTATATTTCTCGCACCGTACTTTCTAATCATGACGCTTGAAATCCCAGGATGGGCACAATTGTTACTTACTATTGTTATGGGGATTGGTATGGCTGGTGTTGGCATGAACGTGATGCATGATGGCAACCACGGCTCATTCTCTAATAAAGAATGGGTAAATAGATTAATGGGAAGCAGCATCTATATTTTAGCAGGAAATGTTTACAACTGGAAGGTACAACACAATGTCTTGCACCATACCTACACCAATATTCATGGCCACGATGAAGATTTAGAAGCTGGTCGGGTTTTACGTTTTTCTAAGCACGCCGAATGGCATAAACATCATAAATTTCAACATTACTACTCTGTATTGCTTTACGGTTTATTAACCATTAATTGGGCAATTACGACTGATTGGAAGCAGATGACGAGGTATATGAAACGTAAATTATCTTACGGAAAAATGCCAAATCCAGTTGCAAATTGGAGCAAGTTGGTGATTTCTAAAGTGATTTATGTATCTCTTTGGATTGTATTACCGATGATTGTTTTAGATATTGCTTGGTGGAAAATACTCTTAGGCTTTTTTATTATGCATTATGTTGCTGGTTTAATTTTAAGTGTTGTATTCCAACTCGCTCACGTTATGGATGATGCTGAAATGCCATTACCTGAAAAAGACGGTACCATGAAAAATACTTGGGCCATTCACCAATTGAAAACAACGATTAATTTTGGAGCTAACAACAAAATTGTAAATTGGTATACTGGTGGTCTTAATCATCAAGTAGAACATCATATTTTCCCACACATTAGTCATATTCATTACGGTAAGATCTCTAAGATTGTGAGAGAAACAGCTAATGAGTTTAACTTACCTTACAAAGAATACGAAACGACTAGGAAAGCAATTGCAGCTCATTTCAGGTTTTTAAAAGAAATGGGAATGAAGCCTGCAGCTCTGCCAGCATAA
- the rsmG gene encoding 16S rRNA (guanine(527)-N(7))-methyltransferase RsmG, with translation MQRILHYFPELTDTQVTQFEQLETLYQDWNLKINVVSRKDIDELYLRHVLHSLGIAKFISFRPGTRILDVGTGGGFPGVPLAILFPECQFHLVDSIAKKLKVVDEVVAGLGLTNVKTTHSRVEDINEQFDFIVSRAVATMPTFVHWVKGKISKAQNNDLKNGILYLKGGDLKEELATYQTATIYDLTTVFEEPFFETKKVVHLPIKYRG, from the coding sequence ATGCAACGTATTCTCCATTATTTTCCAGAATTGACCGATACTCAAGTTACCCAATTTGAACAATTAGAAACGCTTTATCAAGATTGGAATTTAAAAATTAATGTGGTTTCTAGAAAGGATATTGATGAGTTGTATCTACGTCATGTGTTGCATTCTTTGGGTATAGCCAAGTTTATTTCTTTTAGACCTGGTACACGAATTTTAGATGTTGGTACTGGAGGAGGATTTCCGGGAGTGCCATTGGCTATTTTATTTCCCGAATGTCAATTTCACCTTGTAGATAGTATTGCAAAAAAGCTAAAAGTAGTAGATGAGGTTGTGGCAGGTCTAGGGTTAACAAACGTAAAAACCACCCACAGTAGAGTTGAGGATATTAATGAGCAATTCGATTTCATAGTGAGCAGAGCAGTGGCGACCATGCCTACTTTTGTGCATTGGGTTAAAGGGAAGATCTCGAAAGCTCAGAATAATGATTTAAAAAACGGCATTCTTTATTTAAAGGGTGGTGACTTAAAAGAGGAGTTGGCAACCTACCAAACGGCCACAATTTATGATCTCACTACTGTTTTTGAAGAGCCCTTTTTCGAAACCAAAAAGGTAGTACATCTTCCTATAAAATATAGAGGATAA
- a CDS encoding T9SS type A sorting domain-containing protein: MRKNYVLLLLLCPLIHFGQTITFESSITADLSAYTDAENFSGLGEYKIFLDTNDGVLDKPIILLDGFDPGDLRTIDGLYDILNFSGSEGDQNLADLVRAEGYDVVLLNFPRYLRLSDASLMHIDAIEDTNEDMIIDEADFPEGSTLIDGGVDFMERNAMLLVDLINQLNTDKVGNEELVIIGPSMGGIVSKYALNYMESEDLAHETRLYISFDAPHLGANIPLGFQHQFNYLAYGLSNGLEVQMLQPIIDNLFKSPAARQLLTDHFESHLLAGSSANFDPTKLLPEAHPFKAIFDADINNLTSTGFPENTRNIAIINGSGIGNPYLAIDDTAVTPGFAALTIEDLSLPDVQPVTNVTANVSINLTPATSEGISVISSINVDGFFILPLSLIDVEVMAQAPAYTDGIDAAPGGLFSISAFTDAAGAEGVFGAFTNNLSIDKFSYVPSVSAMAIDFPNDEVNWYTSIDFEDTNTSTTFVNWYLPIENENHLQLTQDNVFFALEEIFEGALSSPNYENAYAIKIAPNPIGDDLIIYSKNVFNSVSVIITDMTGKIIFKTKYDTLLKQQSIPLNLQSGVYIFNMRDGKSLNYHQKILKR; encoded by the coding sequence ATGAGAAAAAATTACGTCTTACTTCTACTTTTGTGCCCTCTTATTCATTTTGGACAAACCATAACGTTCGAATCTTCAATTACAGCCGATCTATCCGCTTATACAGATGCAGAAAATTTTTCTGGTCTGGGAGAATATAAAATTTTCCTCGATACTAACGACGGCGTTTTAGACAAACCTATCATTCTACTAGATGGTTTTGACCCAGGCGATCTTCGAACTATTGACGGGCTTTATGATATCTTGAATTTTTCTGGTTCTGAAGGTGATCAAAATTTGGCAGACTTAGTAAGAGCGGAAGGCTACGACGTTGTTTTACTTAATTTCCCAAGGTATTTAAGACTTAGTGATGCATCCTTAATGCATATTGACGCTATAGAAGATACAAATGAAGACATGATTATTGATGAAGCAGACTTTCCTGAAGGCAGCACACTTATTGATGGTGGTGTTGATTTCATGGAACGTAATGCCATGCTGCTGGTAGATCTTATCAATCAATTAAACACTGATAAAGTGGGAAATGAAGAATTGGTTATTATAGGTCCAAGTATGGGCGGTATCGTTTCTAAATACGCTCTTAATTATATGGAAAGTGAAGATTTAGCGCATGAGACCCGTCTCTATATTTCGTTTGATGCTCCACATTTAGGAGCGAACATCCCTTTGGGATTTCAGCATCAATTTAATTATTTGGCTTACGGATTGAGTAACGGCTTAGAGGTACAAATGTTGCAACCCATAATAGACAACCTATTTAAATCACCTGCTGCAAGACAATTATTGACCGATCATTTTGAGTCTCATTTATTAGCCGGTAGCAGTGCCAATTTTGACCCGACCAAGCTACTTCCCGAAGCGCATCCTTTTAAAGCTATTTTTGATGCTGATATTAATAATTTAACCTCTACCGGTTTTCCTGAAAACACAAGAAACATAGCCATTATCAATGGTAGCGGAATAGGTAATCCTTATCTAGCTATAGATGACACTGCCGTTACGCCTGGATTCGCCGCCTTAACTATTGAAGATTTGAGCTTGCCAGATGTGCAGCCTGTAACCAATGTCACGGCGAACGTTAGCATCAATCTCACTCCAGCAACGTCAGAGGGAATATCTGTAATTAGCAGTATTAATGTTGATGGTTTTTTTATTTTACCCTTGTCTCTTATTGATGTTGAAGTAATGGCACAAGCACCAGCATACACAGACGGCATAGACGCAGCTCCAGGAGGTCTTTTTAGTATTTCGGCATTCACAGATGCAGCAGGTGCAGAAGGGGTTTTCGGTGCTTTTACCAATAACCTTAGTATAGATAAATTTAGCTATGTTCCTTCGGTAAGCGCCATGGCTATCGATTTTCCTAATGATGAAGTCAATTGGTACACCTCCATTGATTTTGAGGACACAAATACGTCAACCACATTTGTAAATTGGTATCTGCCCATTGAAAACGAAAACCATCTGCAACTTACTCAAGACAATGTGTTCTTTGCTTTAGAGGAAATATTTGAGGGCGCCTTGTCTTCCCCAAATTATGAAAATGCTTATGCTATTAAAATAGCACCTAATCCTATCGGGGACGATCTTATAATTTATAGCAAAAATGTGTTCAATTCGGTCTCTGTCATTATTACAGACATGACGGGCAAGATCATTTTTAAAACTAAATATGACACCCTTTTAAAGCAACAATCAATTCCTTTAAATTTACAATCAGGCGTCTATATTTTCAACATGAGGGACGGGAAATCCTTAAATTATCATCAAAAAATCTTGAAACGCTAA